DNA from Ammospiza caudacuta isolate bAmmCau1 chromosome 6, bAmmCau1.pri, whole genome shotgun sequence:
GTGGGGGGAGGCAGCCACAGGAAAGGGGTGTTCCTGAGTATATACACCTTTGTCTAGACATCATAAACGCCTTTCTGTTCCCGAACTGCAGATGGCGTTCCATGTTCTCAGAATCCAACAGTTGCTATAGAAACCTGGATAAACTTCAACAAGGAGGAGCGAGCAGGCTTTTCGGAGACTCTGCGATCGAGTCTGAAGGTATAAAGAGACCTTATGTTCTGGGGCTGATGTGGCACTTGCTTGGTTTCACACTTCTCAGGGCAGGGTATTCTGCTCACCAGTCTGACTTGAAAGTCACAAAACACAAATGTCATTGAAATTCATCGTGCTTGTGAGAGGATACTTTCAGTGTCATAGATAGCAACCCCAcggacagcttttttttcatttaaccTGAGGCTGCTTTCACTGGTGATTGGAGCAGTGCTACAAATAACTTATTTCACCTCATTTACCAAATAAACTGTTCAGAAATCTGTATTTGGCATTCCCCTTGTAACAACTGTACTCCATCAGTGATGTAACTGGCCCTTACCTAAACTGTGAACACTTAAGTTCCAGTGACATCTGTGGCTATTTCACTGTGTCAGATATGAATGGTATCTTGGAAAGGCCTTGAGGCTCTGAATCCTGAATGTTCTAGGGTGGCAGGACTTGGGAAGGAGGTTACACACCTCAGGCCCACAGGTGGGTCCTAAACTGAAAAATTCAGTCTTGAGCATCACTGATGTTTGTGTGAACAGATCTAATTCTGCTGGCACCTTCTACTTTCGCTCAGGTGATTGGAGAAAATGTTCACATCTACCTGATTGGAAAGGAGTCATCGCGTACCCATTCCCTCGCTGTGTCTCTGCACTGTGCTGACGATGACTCCATCAGTGTGAGTGGCCAGAACAGCCTGTGTCACCAGATCACCGCGGCCTGCAAGCACGGCAGCGACCTGTACGTCGTCGGTGGCTCCATTCCACGGCGCATGTGGAAATGCAACAATGCGACTATAGATTGGGAATGGTGTGCTCCTCTGCCCCGTGACCGGCTCCAGCACACCCTCGTCTCTGTGCCAAGCAAGGATGCAATATATTCACTGGGGGGGAAAACTCTACAGGACACTCTCTCTAATGCTGTCATATATTACAGAGTACGAGACAACGTCTGGACAGAGACCAGCCAGTTGGAAGTGGCagtctctggagctgcaggggtgAACCTTAATGGTGTCATTTACCTGCTGGGTGGGGAGGAAAATGACTTAGACTTCTTCACCAAGCCCTCTCGGCTCATTCAGTGCTATGATACCAACACAGAGAAATGCCATGTGAAGCCATACGTACTGCCTTTCGCAGGGTGCATGCACGCTGCTGTGCACAAGGATGTGGTGTTCATTGTGGCCGAGGGGGATTCGCTGCTCTGCTACAATCCCCTGTTGGATAGCTTCACCCGGCTGTGCCTCCCAGATGCCTGGAGCTCAGTACCATCCCTCTGGAAAATCGCCAGCTGCAATGGCAGCATCTATGTCTTTCGCGACCGCTATAAAAAGGGCGATGCAAATACTTTTAAACTTAACCCAGCCACCTCTGTTGTAACAGTCACAAGTGGCATCAAAGTGCTGCTCACTAACCTGCAGTTTGTCCTGGCCTAAAGAGGCCCAGTGATAGAAAGACAGCAACAATGTCTTGCTGTGCTACACCTACGATCCTCAGCACCGGTCCCAATTACTACAAGCTCACAACATCCAGTAAAGACCCCATCCTCTGTACCTGTGCAGGGGAAGTACAGGCTTTCTGACTGTGGGCCTATTCTTTTACATAGCACTATTGAAACCGTATTGAACTGTTGTATCCTAGATTTCAGATGGACTAAATATTATTACTTTGATTCCTTGATGATAAGCTACTTGCATTTGAGGCCCAAACAACAGCAAATGGCTATTTTAGCCACCACTAAAAAATCCTGTGGCATATGGAGAACTTTTTACCTTGGCCCAGACTGCTAGTTTTAACTGCCTAGGAGACTGTGTGTTGCTGCTGTGTCAGTCACAGAGTTAGATGTGCACTCTGTcccccagggatgctcccatTTAAACATTCCTGTGTCCTATTGCAGAAGGAGGGCCTGGCAGACAGGTTCCAGAACTGACTCCAGGACCTTTAGGTTACATTCAGCACTTCTAGAGGAGTGGTAACCAACTGAGTACTTGCTTACTGCTCTGTCATCACCTAGTATAAAGAGAAGAGGGAGATCGTTTTTAGAGCACTGGCTTCCTTTACTGTACAGGAATTCCCCACCTGTAATTATAACATAGTGTTGgtgaaaagacagaaataagACCACTTCCTCCTACCCCTCTCTGTTGGCACTGTAACCCTTTGGGTAAGAATCTGAATAAAGTCTCTACTGAGACaaagtattttgtttttttctctttgcttcaaatacaaatattttgaaCTTCTTGTGAATTGCAGTTCTGCTCAGCACTGATGTGTGGAAAAGAACTATGGGACTCCAGGAGATCTAGGATATTAGCCATAAGGAAAGAAATAGCCCTATTTCACCTTAACTGTAAAACATTCTTTATTGATAGTCAAGAATGAAAACCCTTAAGCTTTTGTTAGATcataaaaactttttttataGCAGCTGAAATGAGAATTTTGATTCTGATTTTGATTAGTTTTTACTAAGCTATGCAGTTGTCCCACTGATCATATTCCTGTGAAATTTCTCCAGGACCTGGACTTGCTTGTGTCGAATGAGGATGTGGGGACGAATCTTGGCAATGGCCTCTATTGCTTCCTGAGGGCTCCAGTGATGCAGCTGAAA
Protein-coding regions in this window:
- the KBTBD4 gene encoding kelch repeat and BTB domain-containing protein 4 isoform X2, translating into MDSSEETGGSSAEENYFVNYTFTDRSHSGRVAQGIMKLCLEDELFADVTISVEGKEFQLHRLVLSAQSCFFRSMFTSNLKEAHNRVIELQDVSESVFQLLVDYIYHGTVKLRAEELQETYEVADMYQLTALFEECSRFLARTVQVRNCLQVMWLADQHSDMELYTAAKHCAKSHLSQLQETEEFLHLPLRLLTDILTDGVPCSQNPTVAIETWINFNKEERAGFSETLRSSLKVIGENVHIYLIGKESSRTHSLAVSLHCADDDSISVSGQNSLCHQITAACKHGSDLYVVGGSIPRRMWKCNNATIDWEWCAPLPRDRLQHTLVSVPSKDAIYSLGGKTLQDTLSNAVIYYRVRDNVWTETSQLEVAVSGAAGVNLNGVIYLLGGEENDLDFFTKPSRLIQCYDTNTEKCHVKPYVLPFAGCMHAAVHKDVVFIVAEGDSLLCYNPLLDSFTRLCLPDAWSSVPSLWKIASCNGSIYVFRDRYKKGDANTFKLNPATSVVTVTSGIKVLLTNLQFVLA
- the KBTBD4 gene encoding kelch repeat and BTB domain-containing protein 4 isoform X1, which produces MKGGAADCWRSDLCSTMDSSEETGGSSAEENYFVNYTFTDRSHSGRVAQGIMKLCLEDELFADVTISVEGKEFQLHRLVLSAQSCFFRSMFTSNLKEAHNRVIELQDVSESVFQLLVDYIYHGTVKLRAEELQETYEVADMYQLTALFEECSRFLARTVQVRNCLQVMWLADQHSDMELYTAAKHCAKSHLSQLQETEEFLHLPLRLLTDILTDGVPCSQNPTVAIETWINFNKEERAGFSETLRSSLKVIGENVHIYLIGKESSRTHSLAVSLHCADDDSISVSGQNSLCHQITAACKHGSDLYVVGGSIPRRMWKCNNATIDWEWCAPLPRDRLQHTLVSVPSKDAIYSLGGKTLQDTLSNAVIYYRVRDNVWTETSQLEVAVSGAAGVNLNGVIYLLGGEENDLDFFTKPSRLIQCYDTNTEKCHVKPYVLPFAGCMHAAVHKDVVFIVAEGDSLLCYNPLLDSFTRLCLPDAWSSVPSLWKIASCNGSIYVFRDRYKKGDANTFKLNPATSVVTVTSGIKVLLTNLQFVLA